The Bacillus sp. Y1 genome includes the window AAAACGGTGATTAGATTCTTAAAGGGTGTTCAAAAAAGTAAGCAATATTTAAAAGAATTTAAAGCAGATGTTGTCATAGGCACGGGCGGGTACGTATGTGGTCCTGTTGTTTATGCTGCTTCTAAGCTCGGAATTCCAACAATCATACATGAACAAAACAGTGTACCAGGATTAACGAATAAGTTTTTAAGTCGGTATGTTGATAAGGTTGCTATTTGTTTTGAGGAAGCCAAAAGCTATTTTCCTCAAGAAAAGGTTGAGCTTACAGGAAATCCAAGAGCATCTGAAGTATTAAATAAGGATGGAATTAAAGGGAAGCTGTCTGTTGGATTAAAAACGAATATCCCATCAGTGCTAGTAGTAGGTGGAAGTCGTGGGGCACGGCCAATAAATGAAGCGATTTTAAAATCATTATCAGTGCTTAGTGAAAAACCTTATCAAGTATTATATGTAACTGGAGAGGTTCACTACGATGAAGTACTCAAAGAAGTGGAACTAGTTGGAAATCCTGATAATGTCATTGTAAAGCCTTTTATTCATAATATGCCAGAAGTTCTTGCAGGAATGGATTTAATTGTTGCTCGAGCAGGTGCAACGACGTTAGCTGAATTGACATCCTTAGGAGTACCAAGCATACTAGTTCCTAGCCCTTATGTAACAAATAATCATCAGGAAAAAAATGCTCGCGCCTTAAGTGATCATGGTGCTGCTATATTAATGCTTGAAAAAGACTTAACGGCTACTAAATTAATAGAGCAAATGGATTCTCTATTACTTCATAAAGAAAGCTTAAAAGAAATGAAGCAAGCAGCCTATAAATTAGGGATTCGTGATGCGGCCCAGAGACTGTATCGATTAATGGAGACGTTATTAAAAGAAAGAAACAGTCGATAATAATGATTCCTTCGTTTGTAGCCTAGGTTTGAAACGATGCATAAGATAAAATAACTCCGACTGAAAGGGGAGGTAGGAATGATTGGATTAGCTGAAGAATTAAAGCAGTCTAAGATTGGAACGGTTAAAGAAAATGAGCCAATGGCGAATCATACAACGATTAAGATTGGTGGACCTGCAGAACTTTTTGTAGAGCCCTCATCAGTAGAAAACTTAGAAACGACCATGAATTTGATCCGAAAGTATAAAGTACAGTGGATTGCTATTGGAAGAGGGTCAAATTTACTCGTGTCTGATCGAGGAATTTCCGGTGTGGTAATTAAGCTTGGTTCAGGATTAGATAAGGTTGAAATAAATGGTACAACACTTACGGTTGGTGGTGGACACTCACTTGTGAGCTTGGCAACCTCCATCAGTAGAAAAGGGTTATCAGGATTAGAGTTTGCTAGCGGGATCCCTGGGTCTGTCGGTGGGGCAGTGTTCATGAACGCGGGGGCACACGGATCTGATATTTCTAAGATACTTGACAAAGCTCTCGTACTATTTGAGGACGGCACATTAGAATGGGTTTCGAACGAGGAAATGGAGTTTTCCTATCGAACTTCTGTGCTGCAAAAAAATCGACCAGGAGTTGTTGTTGAAGCAGTTTTTTCTTTGAAAGAAGGAAACAAGGATTCTATTTTTAGTGAAATGCAAAAGAACAAAGACTACCGAAAAGAGACCCAACCTTGGAATTTCCCATGTGCGGGTAGCATTTTCAGAAATCCACTGCCGAATTATGCAGGTAAGTTGATTGAGGTTGCGGGCCTAAAGGGTTACCAAATCGGTGGGGCTAAAATATCAGAAATGCATGGGAATTTTATCGTAAATACAGGAAATGCAAAGGCAGACGATGTTTTACAGTTAATTCAGCATGTCAAGGATACGATATATGACTTGTATGAAATAAAAATGGAAACAGAAGTTGAAATAATAGGAATAAAATAGGATTAATGTCCCCCTTACAAAGTAGTGGTATATGATATAATAAATACTTGGGAAATTACTTATTACCTAAAAA containing:
- the murB gene encoding UDP-N-acetylmuramate dehydrogenase, which encodes MIGLAEELKQSKIGTVKENEPMANHTTIKIGGPAELFVEPSSVENLETTMNLIRKYKVQWIAIGRGSNLLVSDRGISGVVIKLGSGLDKVEINGTTLTVGGGHSLVSLATSISRKGLSGLEFASGIPGSVGGAVFMNAGAHGSDISKILDKALVLFEDGTLEWVSNEEMEFSYRTSVLQKNRPGVVVEAVFSLKEGNKDSIFSEMQKNKDYRKETQPWNFPCAGSIFRNPLPNYAGKLIEVAGLKGYQIGGAKISEMHGNFIVNTGNAKADDVLQLIQHVKDTIYDLYEIKMETEVEIIGIK
- the murG gene encoding undecaprenyldiphospho-muramoylpentapeptide beta-N-acetylglucosaminyltransferase; its protein translation is MRIVVSGGGTGGHIYPALALIREIQKEHKNAEFLYIGTEKGLENTIVRRENIPFQSIHITGFKRKLSIDNVKTVIRFLKGVQKSKQYLKEFKADVVIGTGGYVCGPVVYAASKLGIPTIIHEQNSVPGLTNKFLSRYVDKVAICFEEAKSYFPQEKVELTGNPRASEVLNKDGIKGKLSVGLKTNIPSVLVVGGSRGARPINEAILKSLSVLSEKPYQVLYVTGEVHYDEVLKEVELVGNPDNVIVKPFIHNMPEVLAGMDLIVARAGATTLAELTSLGVPSILVPSPYVTNNHQEKNARALSDHGAAILMLEKDLTATKLIEQMDSLLLHKESLKEMKQAAYKLGIRDAAQRLYRLMETLLKERNSR